TCCTTTGCGCAGACGCTGCCAAATCTGAGCCCGTTCTCCCCCGCTTAAGCCGCTGTGCCAGATCATCACCCGCTCGCCGAACCGTTCGCGAAATCGGTTGATCATCTGAGCGGTCAGGGAAATTTCCGGTACCAGCATGATGGCGCTCTTGCCGTCCTCCAGCGTTTTGGCAATTGCCTGCAGGTAAACTTCTGTTTTGCCGCTGCTGGTGACGCCATGGATGAGAATCGGCAGCGGATTACGTTGTTTCATGGCTTTCAGAACCATCTGCAGCGCTTGCTGCTGCTGCCCGGTCAGAGTCAGGGCGCTTGGCGGCGGCGTGTCTGCCGTGGGTTCCTGCCAGGTTAAAAATTGCAGCTGCAGGAGTTTTTTTAAGAAAAGACCGGAATATTCCGGCCAGGTTTTTACTTCACGCAGGGAAACCGGTTGTTGATTTTGCAAAAAGCGCTGCCAGAGCAGCCTGATTTTGCCTCTGCCCGGTTGGTCTTCGCGCCGGATGACGACCAGCTGACGATATTCCAGGGCGGAATTGAGTTTGATCTGATCGAGATCGGTTAAAAATCCGGCTTCGCGCAATTGCCTGACCATTTTCTTACCGAAGACAGCCGTTATTTTATCTTCCGCTATGGGCTGCTGCGCCTGATCACACCAGACCAGCGCTTCCTGCAGGGTTTCGCTAAGGGATTCTTCCGCCTCGTTTTCCGCAATTTCGGGGTGAAAATCAAAAGAGCGGCTGACTTTGGCTTTGGCGATCGCCGGCAGTACTGCCTGAAAGGCTGCCGCCCAGCTGCAAAGATAGCGGCCGGCCAGCCAGTCGATCAGCTGCAGCTGTTCCTCGTTGAGAGTCGGTCCGTTTTGATCGAGCAATTGACTGATTGCGCGCATCTGCACATCCGGCAAGGCTTTGTCTTCCGCCACCACAATCCCCCGGCAGCGGCCGCCCTGCAGCGGAACTTCCACTAAGGAGCCGACGCGGAGTTTTGCGCTGAGCTCCGGCGGTACAGAATAAGTCAGGCCGCTCTCCAAAGCAGCCACAACCCGATCCAATTTAACACGCACATATTCCATCTATTCAACCCCATCGCTGAGAGAATCCTCTCGAACCGTCTGCTTTTACCTGCTCAAGAGTCCAAAACCCGGCGTAAAACTGTCGTTATCGCTCCGGCTGACTGATGAGTAAAGCAATTTAAATGTACTACGGATTGGCTGAATTGTCAATCCATTTCTAAAGAGCAGCGGCAGGCTGTCACAACAGAAAAACCGCAGGGGCGTTGCTGTCCCTGCGATTTGTCTATTGGCGGATCAAATCTTTAATTTTCATCAGGCGGGTGGTGGAAGCGCGTTCCTGTTCGGAAAGTTTCATGGAGATGCTCTTGATAGCGGTTTCCAGCTGCGGGATCAAGACATGTTCCAGGGCGTTGACGCGCCTCCTGGTCCGCTCGATCTCTTCGGCCAGTAATTCCACGGAGCGTTCCACGCCGGCCAGTTTGACCATCAGGGAAAGTACTTCGGAGAAAATACCGAGGCTGGTGTCCAGTTCGCTGGAGGTGTTGGCTAAGCCATAGGCATAGACTTCGCCTTCCTGGTGCAGTTCAAACACCGGAGACGTCAGATTGAGCATGCGTTTTTCACTCAGGGTCAGGCTGACTTTTGTTTTGGGAAACATGATGGCTTCTTCCAGCATTTCCGGCGACATCACCGCTCTGGCTACCAGGAAGCTGCGGTAGGCTGTGGTCAGCTTGTCGTCCACTTCCCGGCGCAGATCGCGCGCCTGGCCGGTGAGCGCCAAAAAGGTTTTCATCAGTTCATCGCGTTTGTCCTTCAGGAGCTTATGACCGCGCTTTGCGACGGCTGCTCGTTTTTTTAAGCGCAGCAGCTCCATGCGGGTGGGGTTAACACGAATTTCCATCTTTATTCACCCCGCCTAAGCATCGGTGTCTTTGGGCATATACTTGGCAATATGCTCATCACTTACTCTCTTCAGTTCTTCCACCGGCAGCAGCGCCAGCAGTTGCCAAGCCAAATCAAGCGTTTCGATGATACTGCGGTTTTCATGATCGCCCTGCCGGACAAAACGGTTTTCGAATTCATCGGCGAAGCGATAGAAGCTCTTATCCGCATCGGAAAGGGCGGCTTCCCCCAGGATGACGGCCAGTTCTTTGGCATCTTTGCCGCGGCTGTAGGCTGCGAACAGCTGGTTGAGCACGCCGCTGTGGTCTTCGCGGGTTTTGCCTTTGCCGATGCCTTTGTCTTTCAAACGGGAAAGCGACGGCAGTACGTCAATGGGCGGATAGATGCCTTTGCGGTGCAGTTCGCGTCCCAAGATGATCTGACCTTCGGTAATATAGCCGGTTAAGTCGGGAATCGGATGCGTCTTATCGTCTTCCGGCATGGTCAGAATGGGTATCTGGGTAATAGAACCCGCTTTGCCCTGGATTCTGCCGGCGCGTTCGTAAATAGTGGACAAGTCGGTGTAGAGGTAGCCGGGATAACCGCGGCGGCCGGGAACTTCTTTGCGGGCGGCGGAAATTTCACGCAGCGCTTCGGCATAGTTGGTCATATCGGTGAGGATAACCAAAACATGCATGCCTTTTTCATAGGCGAGATATTCTGCGGCAGTCAGCGCCATACGCGGGGTGGCGATCCGCTCAATGGTGGGGTCATTGGCCAGGTTCATGAACAGAACAGCGCGGTCGATGGCGCCGGTCTTGCGGAAATCGCTGATGAAGTAATCGGCTTCTTCAAAGGTAATTCCCATGGCGGCAAAAACCACGGCGAAACCTTCATTGGTGGAAAGCACCTTGGCCTGGCGGGCAATCTGCGCCGCCAGTTGGGCGTGCGGTAAGCCGGAAGCCGAGAAAATCGGCAGCTTCTGACCGCGCACCAGGGTATTCATGCCGTCAATGGTGGAAATGCCGGTCTCGATGAATTCGGAAGGATAAGCTCTGGCGTAGGGGTTCATCGGGTTGCCGTTGATATCCACCCGCTTTTCCGGAATGATGTTGGGACCG
The nucleotide sequence above comes from Negativicutes bacterium. Encoded proteins:
- a CDS encoding V-type ATP synthase subunit D: MEIRVNPTRMELLRLKKRAAVAKRGHKLLKDKRDELMKTFLALTGQARDLRREVDDKLTTAYRSFLVARAVMSPEMLEEAIMFPKTKVSLTLSEKRMLNLTSPVFELHQEGEVYAYGLANTSSELDTSLGIFSEVLSLMVKLAGVERSVELLAEEIERTRRRVNALEHVLIPQLETAIKSISMKLSEQERASTTRLMKIKDLIRQ
- a CDS encoding V-type ATP synthase subunit B — its product is MQKEYRTITEITGPLMLVERVEGVKYEELVEIELPNGEIRRGKVLEAMEGKALVQIFEGTSGINMRDSKVRFLGKSIELPVSMDMLGRVFDGFGRPIDNGPNIIPEKRVDINGNPMNPYARAYPSEFIETGISTIDGMNTLVRGQKLPIFSASGLPHAQLAAQIARQAKVLSTNEGFAVVFAAMGITFEEADYFISDFRKTGAIDRAVLFMNLANDPTIERIATPRMALTAAEYLAYEKGMHVLVILTDMTNYAEALREISAARKEVPGRRGYPGYLYTDLSTIYERAGRIQGKAGSITQIPILTMPEDDKTHPIPDLTGYITEGQIILGRELHRKGIYPPIDVLPSLSRLKDKGIGKGKTREDHSGVLNQLFAAYSRGKDAKELAVILGEAALSDADKSFYRFADEFENRFVRQGDHENRSIIETLDLAWQLLALLPVEELKRVSDEHIAKYMPKDTDA